The Triticum aestivum cultivar Chinese Spring chromosome 5A, IWGSC CS RefSeq v2.1, whole genome shotgun sequence genomic sequence TCCATTCTACGCATCGCGATTCGTGCAAAcacatttttcttttttgtttctctcacataaaacatattttgaagttcaaacctttgcagcgtAGCAAAGTTTTctatctagaatctaggataaatcttatagatttttttgtcaaatataaatatacaaaaacgattttttttaatttaaaaaatcattttttgtatatttatgtttgacaaaaaattctgaaagatttatcctagattctagatggaaagctttgccacgctgcaaaggtttgaacttcaagacatcttttatgtgagagaaacaaaaaaaagaaattttCATACGAAAAGTTAGTTGTGTTGCACAGATCTTAAAGCAATATTGGACAACCAGGATACAAGGGCCGGGGTGCAGCTGTTCTAAAAATCCACGTCCCAAGAGCTGACCTTGAGTTCCTCCGCGGCCGCCTTGACATCGGCTTGGAGCCCGGCGATGGTCTCGGCCTTGCTGGACCGGACGGCGTCGAGGAGCGCCATGACCGCCGCCACGGCCTCGTCGGCCCCCTCTTTCGTCCACCGGTCCAAGCACCCAGCGATTCCTGGCGTCTCCGCCTCGGCCATTGTCGACGCGGCGGAGGTGGAAGCAGCAACGCGATCTTGCAGGGAAGCAGCGGTTATTGTTGCAGCTAAAGGACTCAGGGAGAGGAGCCATGATTGGGGTTGGGCGGACGACGGCGATCGATCCGGCTTACAGCGTCGTGGTTTCCATCGTGAGTTGCGAATCCTATTGCTCCGCTTCCGGAGGGGACACGTTTTATATATATGGACATGTATGTGTGGGCCATATAAGGCCTGTTTGTTTGGGCCGTGATTCGAATTCCTTATGCCCGGCCCAGCCCAAAGGAAAGAATCGTGAACTCAACCCTAATAAACGATGTGTGCCACGCAAATCCGCCGCCAGGGAACACAAACAATGGACGTTCCactgccgggcggcggcggcgaggtttcGGAGGACTACTCCCCGGCGGCCACCGTGGTGCCCTTCGACCCGCCCCTCCCTCTGCTTCGCGCGCCGgtcccttcctcttcctcctccgcctccaccgagCCCCCCGTCCTCGCCTTCCGCGACGCCGCGAGCTGGCGCGCCGCCTGGGAGGCCGCCGAGGCCAGCCTCTTCTCCCAGTGCGAGGTAAGCCCCTGCCCAACTGGCAATCTGTGTCTGTCTCGCATGCCTGGATCATCGGAGGCAAAGCGCGCTGTCACATACCTATCTAGGAGACGCCGATTGTGTAGGCTTACTCGACGACGGTTGTTTAGATCTGTTGGGTAGAAGCTGATTGCAGATGGCAGCGCAGTTCCTAGCACCGGAAGCATTTGCCCTCTTTTTGTTCTTGCAGCTGGCCGAGCTGCCTTGCGCTAGTCAATGCCAGGCAGCAAGTTTAGCAGCTGCGTACACCAAACAGTGCAGACAAGCCCCTGACTAGTACCCAAGATCACTTACTATTCGGGTTTTTCATGACATGGCATATATTCCACTTCTGCGGTGTTGCTGCTATGCTAATTCCCAGTTGACCGAGATGTTCCTGGGTCTCGGTCGATTTCTCGGCCGACTGAGATGTCTATAGACGACCCTGTTGACCAGTTTTTTTTTTGTTCTTCCGTGTCTGGGAAGACGAGGAATGTTTACTTTTGCAGCTGGCCGAGCTGACTTGCTCTAGTACTGCTAGTCGGTAAATTTATCAGCTGCACACAATGAAGAGACAGAAACCACTTCATGGCTGCTTAGCTTTAGCTGTCTTGCTTGGTGATGTTCTACAGTTGAATTGGCAAATGAAgtggaagtgcaccttttgcatcatTAGTCTTTTGTGTCGTCGTTTTGTTTTGTGGAGAAAGTGCTAGTAATCAGATTAGGATCTTGCAAGTCTGGAtctattatactccctctgttcctaaataaaagtctttttagagattccaatgcaggctacatacggagcaaattgagtgaaatctctaaaaagacttaaatTTAGAAACGGATGGAGTGGATGCCAAGATTAAATTGCATGTGGGTGTATAGTTATATGGTGTATTGTGTGATTAAGCATTTGAAGTGCACCTTAGAGTTCTTACTGTCAGAATTCATTCCTGACATGAcaagagtaaattggatttagctGGAGCAAATCTACCGCTGTGTGTTTTGTATACAAGTAGAAGCTTTGCTTCCTAAAGATCTCCAGTGGTCTCAGCCAGCCCATTTGGCTTGCTTCATCATTCCTAATTGCATGATGTACTTAATCCCCCTAACTGTGAACAATGGATCTTTTCCTGCAAATGGAATGAACAGCGGATTGGTTCATCATTTTGCAGGCTGGTGCACGCTCCGGCTGTTCAATCGCTGCAACACGAAAATGCAAGCCCCCCTGGTGGAAAGGTTTGTTTGGAGGTGCAACAACCAACTATCAAGAAAGAGAAGAATGCGAAGAACGAGAAATGGCTTCTTGTCTTGAATCAGCAAAGGAGGCTTGCATTAAGTTTTCAAAGCAAAAATGTAATGCACCATTCCAGGATGCAAGGATTGCCTCTGAAGGCCTCCTTGAAAATACAGATTTTGTTGTCTGGGATGCTGGGCGTAACAAGACAGCATCAGCATCCTTGTCTGTTGCAGACAGCCGCTACTCATCCAATCCTGGGCTTggtggcacaaactacaaaggaaGTGACTTGCTAGACAGCTTAGCATCTGAAGGCAATAGCAACTCAGGGCGATGACTTATCAAAGGCACCACTGTGGTCAGCGCTCAGGAGACCGCACATATTATTTGGAGCTAGATTCATCATCAATGAAATAATGGTATGGCATTGTCGAGGCTTGTGTTATGTTATTTGGTTTTCTGTTGCTACAGTTGGCTCCGTGGCAAGAAAAATAGTGAATGGACAACTAATTGATAGAAGAAGACTGCGGCTGCGAGGCTTGAGATTGAATGGCTAGCATTCTGAAGTTTCGCGAGACCAAGAAGATTAAGAATAGTTGGATATTGTTTCCTGCTACTGTCTCGGCCGTTTCTGTTGATTTTGATGCTGGGCAAAGGCGACACAAGATGCAAAAGGTGTACATCAAATGCATAAGTGGTGTAATGCGTAGCAGTAGCAGTATCGGTGAATATGTAGTATATGTTGATCATTGGTTGCTGTAAATAAATCATGCCCAGCTGAAGATGAAAACTACACTATCCAAGTGCCCATCTGGTTGTTTTATCTTTCAGAAAAGATGCCCAAATACCTAAGACAACATTATGAAACAACTGTGGCTACACTTGCCACTTGCTAGTCATTCTAAAGATGGTGAATTTCAGAAATTATCCATTTTACACATCATTTAGTGTGAGACAGAATTAGTAGGGCCGCAGTTTTATCTATGTACCAAGAAGTGTTGGCTCTAACCTGAAAGCCTAGTGGGGGTTATCACCACAAATATTGAGAAGAAGATGCTTCCAATTGCTCGCACGGTCGCAAGAACAGGGTAGCTTGCTAAGGGCGTCGTATCACGTGAATCTGTGCATCACCTCATCGTCAATCGTTTGATCTAGGTCTTGTGCCTGATGTTTGTTTGCCCGCTTTTTGCACAAACACGCCCGCCTCTAGCCATGTTTGCCCTGTAAATTTTGCAAGAAAACCCCCAGCGAGGGCAGCTCTCCCAGTTCACCACCCCCAATCGTTCTTTTTGTCCGGCTGCTGTGCTGCCGAACTGTTCGCCAAGTTCTTCAGGCAAAGCCGGCCTAGAGTTCCTTGGACCACAACCCAAGACCAGCACAACCAGATGACTGCTGCGACCATGTAGCTAGTTCTTACTATATTAGATAACTTGCTGTTGGTGATTTCAATAGGATTATAGATATTGTTTGGGTGTGCTAATCGAGCTACAAAATTCAGAAAGAGGTGGATGTAAAATTCAGGAAACAAGAGGATGCCAAGTTGTTGCTGACTGATTTTTAAAAAAAGAAATGGCTGTTTCACTTCCTTTTCGTGAATGCTATTGTTGACGCGTATTGTCAGTCTCTAATCTGAGTTGTTCCTACACGATTCATTTTGAAAAACATTCTCATTTGGTACTGTCATTTGTAAGCTGAGCTGTTCCTACATGATTCGTACTGTCAGTTAatgcgtactccctccgtccggaaatacttgtcatcaaattgaataaaagaagatgtatctagatgtatattagttctagatacattcttttttatccattttgatgacaagtattttcggacagaagGAGTACATGTTTACAAGTATCATTTGGTACCGAAAAACAATATGGCCGGTACTTCAGCAGTGTAGAGGGAGAAAGGAAATTCAGTTCAGCATTCGCAAACCCACTGGTCGTCTTCTGAGTCGATGAGAATGGTCAATAACCGCAAGAATAGTTTCACAATTTAACCTATTGTTCAGTTCTTGCTTAATAAACAGGGAAAACTACAGAACATTTATGAAGCAGCGGCACCAAGCATTCTCAAGTATATTCAGCACATGTACTTTTCTGTGACAACAATTGATGAATAGAGTTCAGAATCAAGTGTGATATAAATAACTTAAATATTTGGACAAAGCACAAGTTGACATCCATTACATAAATTCAAATATCAATAAACCGAATAAATGGGATTCAAAATTCATCTCCTTCCTCAAAGACTTTTAGCTATGATGCTGCACCATTTGGAAGAATGGGTTGCACATTCATGGCTTCTTTTCCTTGACCTTTTTTGGTTGGACAATTGCGACTGTCATGAAAACCTATTTGGTTGCATGTCTTGCACAAGCGTGCAACCTTGGCCTTGACTTCTTTGTTCTTCTCCTTTTGTTTTTCCCCACTCATTTCCTTTCCTCTTTTTATTCTTTTACATCTCCCTACCAAATGAGCATCATTTGGCGGGTGTATGTCAACTTGAGTAGGAATGTTGCAACCAATAAACGCCTCGTATTCCTCTTGCCTAGTGTGCTTGACTGCATTAGGAACCATTTGGTTCAGAGGCTCCTCAATGCTCAGAACACTTGCTACCAAAAAGTCCATGCCTTCATCTGATTGCTTGGCTCTTTGAATTAGATCTTCCAACTTGTTTCGCACTGTTGAAATCTTCTTCCTCGCAGCTGCATCCAAGGAGTCGGCGGGCATttcttctagaaggttcccttGTTCATCGTAAacactctcactacaaaaaaaatgatGTGACCATGTGATTTCAAAAAAATAAGAGTAATAATTATTATAACTTTCATACCTTTTACACCGTTTCTGCCATCTTTCCATAATATAGAAGGTTGGGAGCTCCTGTTGATTTTCAGTTCGCATCACTTGGATAATATGGCGGCATGGGATTCCATGTGACTCAAATAACTTGCACGAACAGTTAGCTATCATGGTTTTCGTGTCACATCGGACCTCCCTTACCCTACTAGCACCCGTTTTGAAGGTCACTATTTTAATTCCCTCATCTTGTGCAATTCCTTGAACACAACAGTGGTCTCTTGCAGCAATAACTTGTTCCTGAAATTTCACAAACACCTCATATGTGAATACTTCACTACCTTGTCTCTCCATTGCCCACGGTGTGACTAATTGGGGGGTCCTATGGATGCTTGAATTGTCTGCAATCAACTCCTCTTGACGTTGACATTCTAAAGCCGTCTCGAATCTAAGCCAGAACTCAACAAAAGTGAGCCTGCGATGAATGAATCGGTTAAAAAAAGAATTTGCGCTTTCAGACCTTGAAGTTGTTCGCAGAATGCCTGCCAGTGATATGTGCATGAAATAGACTGGTATCAATGACTATCTAAGGCTAAACCTTTTAGTCAACCACTCATTATCCTCCAACCCAAAGTCTGAAATTATGGAATTCCACTCCAACTCAAATTCGGTCACAGTTTCTGAACCCCATACACATGCGTTCATCCTCTTCCAAAATTCAGGTTCTTCTCTAATCACAGGTGCAATCTTCTCTGGAAGTCTTTCCATTATATGCCACATGCACAACCTGTGTACTGAGGTTGGAAAAACTTTATCAATTCCATTCTTGATGCTAGTAGCTTCATCAGTTATGATGAGTCTCGGCGCTACACCCCCCATTGCTCCTAGGAAGGTCTCAAACAACCAAACATATGACTCTTTCTTCTCATTGTCCCTGGCAGTAGAACCCGCCATGGTAGTTGGTTGCACTGTATCCAGCAAGGAGGACTTGTCCACCATGCGGATCTGGAGTTGGGAGATGGATTCCTTTGTGGTCGTCGTGGCGATTACCCGTGGCCTTGATTGATCAGGCAGATGCATGCCGCCGTGGTCGTCATTGGGATAGGGCATGCTCTGAGATTGGAAAACGATTGGGGAGTGGTGAACTAGGAGAGCTGCTCTCGCTGGGGTTTTCTTTGCAAAATTTACAGGGCAAACAAGGCTGGAGGCGGGCGTGTTTGTGCAAAAAGCGGGCAAACAAACAGCAGGCACATGATCTAGATCAAACGATTGACGATGAGGGGATGCACGGATTCACGAAGATGGTTGGATTCACGTGATACGACGCCCTTGCTAAGATGCTATGAAGATATTTATAAGTTAGTCTCATACAGAatttgagttggttgcgagatcttatgggtttgacctctagcctaccccaacttgtttgggactaaaggctttgttgttgttgttgtagtagtaGTCTCATACAGAATTTCTTGTTCCTAAAGTTCATCTGCCAGTCATCAGTATAATATGGGCGAAACAGAGAACACACTGAGTGTCAATGATCTCCATCGTAATGTTATCTTGTAGACTTTGAATGAAGTAGTGGCACAGGCTTTGCTTTTCACCACAGTAATCAAGGAAGATTTGCTTCTGTCTTGTCAGGAGCTCGACGATCATCACACCGAAACTGTAAACATCGCTCTTCTCAGTCAGCTGGCCTGTACGGTAATACTCAGGATCCAAGTATCCAAATGTACGATGCACTGTAGTGACCACGCGATTTTCATCCATGGAAATGGATCTCGAAGCACCAAAGTCTGCAACCTTTGCAGTGAAGCTATCAGTCAAGAGTACATTGgcagcgaatcaacctgtggttgagttggttaggtggacagtggtatccccaacccaccagggttcaaatcctggtactcgcattattcctggatttatttcaggattttcggcgatgcgctttcagtgggaggagacgttcctgtcgacgacgaggcgcctacggtgacttcgtaaatctcaagatgatatgccggctcaatctctcagaggtgctcataggggtagggcgtgcgtgtgtacgttcataggggtgagtgtatgcgcgtgtatacgaGCATTTGTGTCTGgactgatgctaaaaaaaagagTACATTGACAGATTTCACATCTCTGTGAAAGATTGGTATGGACGCAGCAGAATGGAGGTACGCAAGCGCACTTGCAGCCTCACTACCAATTCTGATACAGTGATACGATCATCCCGTGTTAACAAGCATCTAGCACTCACCTGGTGACCGGATGAACTCATACACGAGCAAAGGCACCTCCGACTCAAGGCAACATCCAAAAAGTTTTACTACATTTCGATGATTGATTTGTGACAAGGTTGCAAGCTCATTGACGATTGATCAATCTCTCTTTGATCTACCATTTTGGACTTCTTTATGGCCACCACACGTTGATCTGATAAGATCCCCCTGTAAACGGTTCCATCCCCTCCATGGCCTAGAATGCACATGGGGTCGAAATTGTCCGTTGCCTTTTCTAACTcatccaatgaaaatattttagCTATGGGTGGCACTTTCATTGGATGAGAACAACTGCTCCAATAAAAGGCCTCTGTTTTTTCCAAAGTGTGCTTTCCGAACTCGCCTTTTAGTACTTCTCTTCCACTTCTGAAGCAACAAAATTGAAACCGATGCAAGAAACAGAACTCCAATTCCAGAGCTTAGTCCAATAACAACTCCTACAGAAGTGTTCATACATATTACCAGACTACACAGCAAAGATCATTTTTAGAGTCTAAAAGGGTGCATCATTGATTGTAAGATGAATAAAGCAAGGTTTTAACTTCTGGTGATTTACCTATTAAATGGTTGGTGCACGAGTTTGTTTCCTTTTCAAAATTGCTGCCAAAAGGACATGAACAATAGTACAATTCAACTGTGTTTTGGCAAGTTGCAGATTCAGGGCAGGGGCTTGGACTTTGATCACACTCGTTGACATCTACAGAGAAAAAAAAAATCCTTCTAAGGTAATACAATAAACAGATATGTAGATTGAAGTATGAGTAgattaaaataaaatgacacttgATCTATAGTTCTTTTTCTAAGAAGGGAGTTGCAATTCTACTGGAATTAACATCAAGTCAAACTGTCAAACTGAAAAGTTAAGCACAAAGGTATTGTCTGCACCATTCTTTAATCAACGATTGAAGAGAAATAGCATTCAATATGCAAGGCAAGTCTAATAAGTATAACAATTCAACATGATATGAGTACAATAGATTGTTTGTATAATTGTTtgctctccttttcttttctttaggcTGTTTTTTCTATAATTGTCTTCTACAAACTATTTGTAAAGATTGATCTGTAACCCCCATTATTAAAGAGACAAGTCCACACAGTCTAACCCCTCATTTTCCTTTCTCTATTTGGATTTTTTACATGCTTGAGAGGGGGAAAATAGTATCATACACATTTGTCCACTGCGGAAATCCTTTTTATCGATTGGTGTACAAATATTCTTACGAACTAATCAGAGCTGAAGAAAAACGCCTCTGTAGGTATCATTGAACCTTGTAGTTGTTACATAATCGGAGCTGAAGAAAAACGCCTCTGTTTCCACCAAGCCGGTGTAGTTGTCACCGCAATGTGTTCTGCATCCATGGTGACGCCGCGTTGATGATATGAATGATAGGTTCAGCATGAGTGCAACGGCGCCGAGCAGTAGCACTGACGCCATACTAATTCTTTGAAATTGGAGTCGTGAAATTAAGCAAGTATCGGATGAGCTAAAAGGAGAGGAAAAACATCACGAACGGAGTATAGAACGTTAAGCAGAGAAACCCAAGAAcccttttaaaaaaaaatctgCAAGAAACCCAAGAACTTGATAAGCCAGTACTAGCAGAAGAGCGCAGAAGGGGGCAGAAGTGAATCCCGAACGGAAGCACGTACCTCCACTATACATTCGTGATCGAGTTGGCGAGCTAATTCAAGGGAGCGCCGCGGCCTTCCAACCGGAGCAGAGGACGAGGCTGTAGGTATGTATGTGGCTGACAACCTGCGCGGCTTTCAAACATGGTGGCTCCTTTTGGAAAAGGCTCGGCGTGGAGACCCCAACCGTGTCATTCGTGTCATACATATGCAACTTTGACAAAGGGCTGCGAGCTTTACTTCACAGATGTGTTGCGTGTACATTTGGTTTTAACAAATTTGAGATCTTTTTTTTGTTTGGATTTGCAGCTTTTGTCATTTTAAATACGTTTTCAATACACTATATATAGATTAATATACACTACTGTCAAAAATGcttttatattatgagacgaagGGAGTAATTTGTTTTTCTCAACACGTAGTATTTTTTTAAAAggagaggcaaaagatttgcctcattcattaattAAACATAAGAGAATTGCCTAATTAATTAATGAAAAAACGGGCGAAAATCATCGCCATCCCAAACTCTGAGAAATGACACCAACTTCGCTAAAGGCGATCATCGAACCAACCAACCAAGAATAGGGCGTGCGGAATCACATGAAGATCCACGCCGGACCTCAGCCACTACAACAAGACAGCACAGCTCTAACACCAAAAGAGAGCTACTAAGGAGAACCAAACAGCTGTGAAGTCAAAGCTACGGTGGCAAGGCCCAGTGGCATACGATGACAAGTAACAGGTGATCTTCCTCAACACGTAGTATGACTTCAGTGCACACGACACAATATATGCCCCCCTGGAGACCGACAACAGAACAACAGTTCCACAAGCATGAGCACACTTCAATTCAGGTGTGAGTGTGACCACTCCCTCACGTACAAAGAAGAAAACTCCCGTTTCGTACAGAAATTCCATGAGAAGCAAAATGGCGCCACGTCGTATTATTTGTATTTCTTCGTTCTACGAATCAGCAAAACCAGATCACGACTCGACACGATTCACGGTTCACGTGGAGCACCTATCTCACGCTTTTTCGACGCGGTAGCCAGGCTGCCTCTCTTTCTCATCACTTATTTCTACCATGGAGGTGGTGGTCTCACATCAGGCTGTAACTTTCTTCGACGTCACTGAGTTGCAGATGGTGGCAAAGTCCGGACCCTGCAAAACACCCAAATATTTTGCTTAGGAGATTTGAGATGATAAAGCAGAGACATGCAACAACTGAGAACACAAGGCATTAGTTTCCTAAGTTCATCTCTTTTGTCTGAATGAAAATAGATGCCAATTTCTCATACCTTCAAAGAGGCACCGCCGACAAGGAAGCCATCAATATCTTCCTTCTTTGCTAGCTCTGCACAGTTTGCTGCATTTACAGAACCTGCAACGGAAGCATAGGGGAGATGGTCATATCATAGGATTTACGAGTCTTGTTAACCATTACCAAAGTATTGACTGTAACCTAAAAGTCTAATGCCTTGGAAGGTGAAACCAGAGGTTGGGAATTTCTCTGACTGGGGCTTCAAGATATTTCTAACACGCcaaaaaataacaagaaaaataTGCCTCCAGTAGCTCAGATACGATAGCAGGAAGGGGGTAGTAGCTTTGCTATGAGGCTATTAAGATATTTATGAGTCACCATGTGATACTAAATTTATGGTTCCTAAGTTCATCTTCCAGTCATCAGTTTAATATATGGGTGAAACAGGGAACATGTTGGCCCTGAATGAAGATCATTATAAGAAACTAACCTCCGTATATAATTCGAACGGTAGAAGCAACATCAGCTGATACATTGGTTTTTAACCAATCACGGACAGCGGCATGAACTTCTTGAGCTTGC encodes the following:
- the LOC123104572 gene encoding uncharacterized protein encodes the protein MDVPLPGGGGEVSEDYSPAATVVPFDPPLPLLRAPVPSSSSSASTEPPVLAFRDAASWRAAWEAAEASLFSQCEAGARSGCSIAATRKCKPPWWKGLFGGATTNYQEREECEEREMASCLESAKEACIKFSKQKCNAPFQDARIASEGLLENTDFVVWDAGRNKTASASLSVADSRYSSNPGLGGTNYKGSDLLDSLASEGNSNSGR